Within the Opitutaceae bacterium TAV5 genome, the region TGGACAACCAGATCGACACCACCACCGGCAACCTCCGCCTCAAGGCCACCTTCGCCAACGAAGACCTCTCGCTCTGGCCCGGCCAGTTTGTCTCCGCCCGCGTGCTGGTGGCGACGCGCAAGGACGCCATCGTCGTCCCCACCGAGGTCATCCAGCCCGGCCTCGACGGCCCCTTCGCGTACGTCGTCAAGGCCGACCACACGGTCGAGGCCCGCCCCGTCAAACCCGGTTACACCGTTGACGGCTTCACGATCATCGGAGGCCTCGAACCCGGGGATCGCGTCGTCCGCGACGGGCAGAGCAAGCTCAAGCCCGGCGCGTCCGTCGCTCCCGTTACGGAGGAGAAAAAGCCATGAAGCCCGACACCGGCAGCCATTCCGGCATCTCCACGCCGTTCATCAAGCGGCCCATCGCCACCGCGCTGCTCACGATCGGCGTCTTTCTGGTCGGTCTCGTCGCGTTTCCCTTTCTCCCGGTCGCACCGCTCCCGCAGGTCGAGTTCCCCACCATCCAGGTTTCCGCCAGTCTTCCCGGCGCCAGCCCCGAGACCATGGCCTCGTCCGTGGCCACGCCGCTGGAAAACCAGCTCGCGCTCATCCCCGGCATCACCCAGATGTCTTCCTCCAGCGGGCTGGGCAGCGTCTCCATCACCATCCAGTTTGACCTCGATGTGAACATCGACGCGGCCGCGCAGGAGGTCCAGTCCGCCATCAACGCCGCCGGCGGCCAGCTCCCCACCGAGCTGCCGAACCCGCCGACCTACCGCAAGGTCAACCCTGCCGACTCGCCCATCATGCTGCTCAGCGTCGTCTCCGACGTGCTCCCGCTCACCGAGGTCAGCGACTACGCCAACATCGTCGTCGCCCAGCAGCTCTCCCAGCTCCGCGGCGTCGCCCAGGTGGACATCATGGGCGAACAAAAACCCGCCATCCGCGTGCAGGTGGATCCCGCCCGGCTCGCCTCCCTCGGCCTCGGTCTCGAGGACGTGCGCGGCGTCATCGCCTCCTCCACCGTCAACTCGCCCAAGGGCAGCCTCAACGGCCCCCGCCAGAGCCTCTCCATCTACGCCAACGACCAGTTGCTGGACGCCGGGCCCTACAACGATCTCATTCTCGCGTATCGCAACGGCGCCCCCATCCGGGTGCGCGATGTCGGCCGCGCCATCGCCGGGCCCGAGGACGTCCGCTCCGCCGCGCTCGTCAACAACAAGCGCGGCGTCGGCATCATCATCCGCAAGCAATCCGACGCCAACGTCATCGAGACGGTCGAGCGCATCCGCGAGCTCATCCCCGAGCTCCAGGCCGCCATGCCGCCCGCCATCAGGATCGATGTCCTCAGCGACCGCATGCGCACCATCCGCGCCTCCGTCCAGGAAGTCGAGTTTCACCTCGTCCTCACCATGGCGCTCGTCACCGGCGTCGTGTTCCTGTTCCTGCGCAACCTCCGCGCCACGCTCATTTCCAGCGCCGTCGTGCCCATCTCCATCGTGGCGACGTTTGCCGTCATGCACCTGCTCGGCTACAGCCTCAACAACCTCTCGCTCATGGCGCTCACCATCTCGGTCGGCTTCGTCATCGACGACGCCATCGTCATGCTCGAGAACATCTACCGCTACATCGAGGAGGGCATGAAACCGATGGACGCCGCGCTCCGGGGCGCCAGCGAGATCGGGTTCACCATTCTCTCCATCAGCGTCTCGCTCGTGGCGGTCTTCATCCCCGTGCTCCTCATGGGCGGCATCGTCGGCCGGCTCTTTCGCGAATTCGCGGTCACCGTCACCATCGCCGTGCTCGTCTCCGGCTTCATCTCGCTGACGTTCGTGCCCATGATGTGCTCGCGCTTCCTGCGCCACCAGGAGCCCGCCGCGCCGGGTTCCCCGCGCCGCACCTTCCGCGAACGGTTTTATGCCGTCCTGGAAAAATTCTTCGGCGGCATCGAGCGCCTTTACGAACGCGCCCTCCGCATCGTCCTGCGGCACCAGCGCCTCACGCTCGCCTCGCTGTTCCTCACCTTCGCCGTCACCGCCCTCGTCTTCATCAAGATGCCCAAGGGCTTTTTTCCGCAGCAGGACACCGGCTTCCTCAACGCCACCATCGAGGCCGCGCCCGACATCTCGTTCGAGGCCATGAGCCGGCGCGCCTTCGAGGTCGGCGAGATCATCAAGGCCGATCCCGCCGTGCTCGCTTTCCAGAGCCGCATCGGCGGCGGCGGCCGCGGCGGTTCCTCGGCCAACAACAGCCGCCTGTGGATCACGCTCAAGGAACGCGGCGAACGCGACTCCGCCTGGGATGTCATCGCCCGCCTTCGCAAGGCCACCGCCGGCATCCCGGGCATCACCCTCTTCATGCAGGCGCAGCAGGATATCAACGTCGGCGGCATCTCTTCCAAGACGCAGTTCCAGTACACCCTGCGCAACGCCGACCTCGACGAGCTCAACGCCTGGGCGCCGCGCATTCTCGACCGCCTGGAAAAACTCCCCGAGCTTCGCGACGTCACCTCCGACCAGCAATCCACCGCGCCCGCCCTCAGCGTCGAGATCGACCGCCAGGCCGCCTCGCGCTTCGGCATCCAGACGCAGGCCATCAACGCCACCCTCTACAACGCCTTCGGCCAGCGCCAGGTCACGCAGTTCTACACGCAGGTCAGCCAGTACAAGGTCATCATCGAGGTGCCGCCCGAGCTCCAGACCGATCCCTCGACGTTCGACCGCCTCTTCCTGCGCTCCCCGCTCACGGGCGGGCAGGTGCCGCTCTCCGCCCTGGTGAAGTTCGACACCGCCGCCTCGAAACCGCTTTCGATCAACCACCTCGGCCAGTACCCGGCGGTGACGATTTCCTTCAACCTCGCGCCCGACGTCGCGCTCGGCCACGCCGTGTCTGCCGTCGAGCGGACCGTCCGCGAGATGGGCGCGCCGGCCACGCTGACCGGCAGCTTCCAGGGCACGGCGCAGGCGTTCCAGTCCTCGCTGCGTTCGCAACCCTGGCTGATCCTCGCGGCGGTCGTCACGATCTACATCATCCTCGGCATGCTCTACGAGAGCTTCATCCATCCGCTCACGATTCTCTCCACGCTGCCCTCCGCCGGCCTCGGCGCGTTGCTCACTCTCTGGGCCTTCGGCCACGACATCGGCGTCATCGCCATCATCGGCATCCTGTTGCTGATCGGCATCGTGAAAAAGAACGCCATCATGATGATCGACTTCGCCATCGAGGCCGAGCGGGGCCGCGGGCTGCCGTCGGAGGAAGCGATTTTCGAGGCCTGCATGAAACGCTTCCGCCCCATCCTCATGACGACCATCGCCGCGATGCTGGGCGGCATCCCGCTCGCGCTCGGGCACGGCGACGGCTCGGAACTCCGCCAGCCGCTCGGCTACGCCATTGTCGGCGGCCTCGCCCTGAGCCAGTTGCTCACGCTCTTCACGACGCCGGTTGTCTACCTGTACTTCGACCGCCTGGTGGAGCGCCTCCGTCGCCGCAAACCGCAGGAAGCGTACGAACCGCCCGCCGCCTCCGGCCTGCCTGTATCGGGAAAATAGTGACCGGTGCGCCCCTGCGGGAGAAAAACCGCCGTCAATCTGCACACGGGGCTGGCAACATACCCTGTGCCGGCATTTCCTGAACCCCTGCACGCATGAGCGAAGAACAACCCGTCCTCAGAGTCGAACAACTCACCCAGACCTATCCCACCGCCGCCGGCCCTCTCACCGTGCTGCGCGATGTGAGCTTTGCGCTGCATGCCGGGGAAACGCTCGCCATCGTCGGCCCCTCGGGCAGCGGCAAGACCACGCTGCTCGGCCTCTGCGCCGGCCTTGACCGTCCCGGCGCCGGACGCGTCACCTTGGCCGGCGCCGATCTCGGCGCGCTCTCCGAGGACGGCCGCGCCCGCGTGCGCAACGAAAACGTCGGGTTCGTCTTCCAGAACTTCCAGCTCATCCCCACGCTCACCGCGCTCGAAAACGTGCTCGTCCCCCTCGAACTGCGCGGTCAGGCCGGCGCACGCTCCGGCGAGGCCCGCGCCCTGCTCGAACGCGTGGGGCTCGGCTCCCGCACGGACCATTATCCCGTGCAGCTTTCCGGCGGCGAGCAGCAGCGCGTGGCGCTCGCCCGCGCTTTCATCAACACGCCGCGCATCCTCTTCTGCGACGAGCCGACCGGAAACCTCGATCACGCCACGTCGCGCTCCGTCATCGAGCTGCTTTTCGGCTTCAACCGCGAACGCGGCACCACGCTCGTCCTCGTCACCCACGACTCCGAACTCGCCTCCCTCTGCCAGCGCAGCCTGCGCCTGCGCGACGGTGTCGTGGTAGATTAAATACAAAAAAATTACACGGATGGGAGGTTCTGAAAATTGAACAGAAGGCAACGAAGAGAACGAAGAACAACCAAGGAGGCTTACTGCGTCACTCCTGTTAACTTTATTAAATTCAATAACTTCTTATTCAGAATCTTCTTTGTTTTACCTTCGTTACCTTTGTTTCCTTCTGTTCAAAAATGAATTTTTAAAACTTCCCGGATGTTCCCGCTCCTCTTTGCCTGGCGCGATTCGCGCACCGCCCGCCGCCGCCTCTTTCTCTCGTCCACGGCGATCATGCTCGGCGTGGC harbors:
- a CDS encoding acriflavine resistance protein B; amino-acid sequence: MSTPFIKRPIATALLTIGVFLVGLVAFPFLPVAPLPQVEFPTIQVSASLPGASPETMASSVATPLENQLALIPGITQMSSSSGLGSVSITIQFDLDVNIDAAAQEVQSAINAAGGQLPTELPNPPTYRKVNPADSPIMLLSVVSDVLPLTEVSDYANIVVAQQLSQLRGVAQVDIMGEQKPAIRVQVDPARLASLGLGLEDVRGVIASSTVNSPKGSLNGPRQSLSIYANDQLLDAGPYNDLILAYRNGAPIRVRDVGRAIAGPEDVRSAALVNNKRGVGIIIRKQSDANVIETVERIRELIPELQAAMPPAIRIDVLSDRMRTIRASVQEVEFHLVLTMALVTGVVFLFLRNLRATLISSAVVPISIVATFAVMHLLGYSLNNLSLMALTISVGFVIDDAIVMLENIYRYIEEGMKPMDAALRGASEIGFTILSISVSLVAVFIPVLLMGGIVGRLFREFAVTVTIAVLVSGFISLTFVPMMCSRFLRHQEPAAPGSPRRTFRERFYAVLEKFFGGIERLYERALRIVLRHQRLTLASLFLTFAVTALVFIKMPKGFFPQQDTGFLNATIEAAPDISFEAMSRRAFEVGEIIKADPAVLAFQSRIGGGGRGGSSANNSRLWITLKERGERDSAWDVIARLRKATAGIPGITLFMQAQQDINVGGISSKTQFQYTLRNADLDELNAWAPRILDRLEKLPELRDVTSDQQSTAPALSVEIDRQAASRFGIQTQAINATLYNAFGQRQVTQFYTQVSQYKVIIEVPPELQTDPSTFDRLFLRSPLTGGQVPLSALVKFDTAASKPLSINHLGQYPAVTISFNLAPDVALGHAVSAVERTVREMGAPATLTGSFQGTAQAFQSSLRSQPWLILAAVVTIYIILGMLYESFIHPLTILSTLPSAGLGALLTLWAFGHDIGVIAIIGILLLIGIVKKNAIMMIDFAIEAERGRGLPSEEAIFEACMKRFRPILMTTIAAMLGGIPLALGHGDGSELRQPLGYAIVGGLALSQLLTLFTTPVVYLYFDRLVERLRRRKPQEAYEPPAASGLPVSGK
- a CDS encoding ABC transporter, which gives rise to MSEEQPVLRVEQLTQTYPTAAGPLTVLRDVSFALHAGETLAIVGPSGSGKTTLLGLCAGLDRPGAGRVTLAGADLGALSEDGRARVRNENVGFVFQNFQLIPTLTALENVLVPLELRGQAGARSGEARALLERVGLGSRTDHYPVQLSGGEQQRVALARAFINTPRILFCDEPTGNLDHATSRSVIELLFGFNRERGTTLVLVTHDSELASLCQRSLRLRDGVVVD